Proteins from a single region of Azospira inquinata:
- the rpsP gene encoding 30S ribosomal protein S16 has protein sequence MVVIRLSRGGSKKRPFYNLVVADSRNRRDGRFIERVGYYNPMSADSENGLVIQADRVTYWAEKGAKLSPTVARLVKQSAKAAA, from the coding sequence ATGGTCGTCATTCGTCTCTCTCGCGGCGGTTCCAAGAAGCGCCCCTTCTACAATCTGGTCGTGGCTGATTCCCGTAACCGTCGCGATGGTCGTTTCATCGAGCGCGTGGGCTACTACAACCCCATGTCTGCCGATAGCGAAAACGGTCTGGTGATCCAGGCTGATCGCGTTACCTACTGGGCCGAAAAGGGCGCCAAGCTGTCCCCCACCGTGGCCCGCTTGGTTAAGCAATCCGCCAAGGCTGCTGCCTAA
- a CDS encoding YihY family inner membrane protein has protein sequence MASSRRGNSRQRGFVGEILHRFVEERFFQIGASLAYTTLLSLVPLVALVVGIVSIFPFFHAVLAQVNRFLVQNLLPEKAGAVIAQYTLTFSQKAQDMTWLGLAFLALTALLLMVSVEKTFNHVWRVNASRPIGERIKLYCIMLLLGPLVLGGIFGAMSYGVTVSLGLFGEPPWLQHYLFKGVSLALLWGFFAFLYYAVPNARVRLGHALAGGLFAAVGISLMQRGFEIYLSNVPSYTLIYGAFAVVPIFLVWLYLCWLVLLLGGLIAATLHRHR, from the coding sequence ATGGCAAGCAGCAGGCGGGGCAACAGCAGACAGCGGGGCTTTGTGGGGGAAATCCTGCACCGTTTTGTGGAGGAGCGCTTTTTCCAGATCGGCGCCAGTCTGGCCTATACCACCCTACTGTCCCTGGTGCCCCTGGTGGCCTTGGTGGTGGGGATCGTTTCCATTTTTCCATTTTTCCACGCGGTGCTGGCCCAGGTTAACCGCTTTCTGGTGCAAAACCTGTTGCCGGAAAAGGCGGGGGCGGTGATTGCCCAATATACCCTGACCTTTTCCCAGAAGGCCCAGGATATGACCTGGCTGGGCCTGGCCTTCCTCGCCCTAACCGCCCTGCTGCTCATGGTTTCCGTGGAAAAAACCTTCAACCATGTGTGGCGGGTCAATGCTTCCCGGCCCATCGGGGAAAGGATCAAGCTCTACTGCATCATGCTGCTCCTGGGGCCCCTGGTCCTGGGGGGCATTTTCGGCGCCATGTCCTACGGGGTGACCGTGTCCCTGGGCCTGTTCGGGGAGCCCCCCTGGCTGCAACACTACCTTTTCAAAGGGGTGTCCCTGGCCCTGCTGTGGGGCTTTTTCGCCTTTCTCTATTACGCCGTGCCCAATGCCCGGGTGCGCCTGGGTCATGCCCTGGCCGGGGGGCTGTTTGCTGCCGTGGGCATTTCCCTCATGCAGCGGGGCTTTGAAATTTACCTGAGCAATGTGCCGTCCTACACCCTGATTTATGGCGCCTTTGCCGTGGTGCCCATATTCCTGGTGTGGCTCTATCTCTGCTGGTTGGTGCTGCTCTTGGGCGGCCTCATCGCCGCCACCCTGCATCGGCACCGCTAG
- a CDS encoding DUF2069 domain-containing protein, protein MPQRLVFLASASLIALIALCLAWELRLAPLHPGGSALAFKAIPLLAPLFGILKGRRYTYQWSSLFILFYFTEGVVRATSDQGLSQWLAWGETGLSVIFFTAVVLYARLTRPGKEKAA, encoded by the coding sequence ATGCCCCAACGCCTCGTATTCCTGGCCAGCGCCAGTCTGATCGCCCTCATCGCCCTGTGTCTGGCCTGGGAACTGCGCCTTGCCCCCCTCCATCCGGGGGGCTCGGCCCTGGCCTTTAAGGCCATTCCCCTGCTGGCGCCCCTCTTCGGCATTCTCAAGGGACGGCGCTACACCTACCAGTGGAGTTCCCTTTTCATCCTCTTCTATTTTACGGAAGGGGTGGTGCGGGCCACCTCGGACCAGGGCCTGAGTCAGTGGCTGGCCTGGGGGGAAACTGGGCTAAGCGTTATTTTCTTTACCGCCGTGGTGCTCTACGCCCGGCTCACCCGCCCGGGCAAAGAAAAGGCGGCCTAA
- the folE2 gene encoding GTP cyclohydrolase FolE2 — protein sequence MNAPQHPAAPMPDVQSSADTRHLAINRVGIKAIRHPVRVRDEHGQDQATIAVFNMYVGLPHNFKGTHMSRFVEILNSQENALSVESFPVMLQSMVERLEAQTGHIEMNFPYFINKSAPVSGVKSLLDYDVTFIGDICHGEISSTIKVVVPVTSLCPCSKKISDRGAHNQRSHVTVTARTNDLLWIEELVRLIEKQASCELYGLLKRPDEKYVTEKAYDNPKFVEDMVRDVAAALNAEPRIDYYVVESENFESIHNHSAYALIERDKKASH from the coding sequence ATGAACGCACCCCAACACCCCGCCGCGCCCATGCCCGACGTGCAGAGCAGCGCCGATACCCGGCACCTGGCCATTAACCGGGTGGGCATCAAAGCCATCCGCCACCCGGTCCGGGTGCGGGATGAGCATGGACAAGATCAGGCCACCATCGCCGTCTTCAACATGTACGTGGGATTGCCCCATAATTTCAAGGGCACCCACATGTCCCGCTTTGTGGAAATTCTCAACAGCCAGGAAAACGCCCTGTCCGTGGAGTCCTTCCCGGTGATGCTCCAATCCATGGTGGAGCGCCTGGAAGCCCAGACCGGCCACATTGAGATGAATTTCCCCTATTTCATCAACAAATCCGCCCCGGTTTCCGGGGTCAAAAGCCTGCTGGACTACGATGTGACCTTTATCGGGGACATCTGCCACGGGGAAATCAGTTCCACTATCAAGGTGGTGGTGCCCGTCACCAGCCTCTGCCCCTGCTCCAAGAAAATCTCCGACCGGGGCGCCCACAACCAGCGTTCCCACGTCACGGTGACGGCCCGCACTAACGACCTGCTGTGGATAGAGGAACTGGTCCGGCTCATCGAGAAACAGGCGTCCTGCGAGCTTTACGGCCTGCTCAAGCGCCCGGATGAAAAGTACGTCACGGAAAAGGCCTACGACAATCCCAAGTTCGTGGAAGACATGGTCCGGGACGTGGCCGCCGCCCTCAATGCGGAGCCCCGCATCGATTACTACGTGGTGGAATCGGAAAATTTTGAATCCATCCACAACCACTCGGCCTACGCCCTGATCGAGCGGGACAAAAAAGCCAGCCACTAG
- the trmD gene encoding tRNA (guanosine(37)-N1)-methyltransferase TrmD produces MFDALAHYGISRRALENGLWHLATWNPRDFAEDHYRTVDDRPYGGGPGMVMLPAPLEKAIAAAKQRQRDLGLEHSRVVHFSPQGRPLDHATVMRLKDEPGLILLCGRYEGIDERVIERCVDEEISMGDFVLSGGEIPAMALMDAIVRQLPGALHDAASAEQDSFVEGLLDCPHFTRPEVYENMEVPPVLLSGHHEAIRRWRLKQSLARTRKRRPELFAKWLAQQTAEGKKLSKEVTQLLSELSREEQCGEIKHN; encoded by the coding sequence ATGTTTGACGCCCTGGCCCATTACGGCATTAGCCGCCGGGCCTTGGAAAACGGTTTGTGGCATCTGGCGACCTGGAATCCCCGGGATTTTGCCGAAGACCATTACCGTACCGTGGATGACCGGCCCTATGGCGGCGGCCCCGGTATGGTGATGTTGCCCGCTCCTCTGGAAAAAGCCATTGCCGCCGCCAAGCAGCGGCAGCGGGATCTGGGGCTGGAGCATTCCCGGGTGGTGCATTTTTCCCCCCAGGGGCGCCCTCTGGACCACGCCACGGTCATGCGTCTTAAGGACGAGCCGGGGCTGATTCTGTTGTGCGGCCGTTATGAAGGCATCGACGAGCGGGTGATTGAACGCTGCGTGGATGAAGAGATTTCCATGGGGGATTTTGTCCTGTCGGGGGGCGAAATCCCGGCGATGGCCCTGATGGACGCCATCGTTCGGCAACTGCCGGGAGCCTTGCATGATGCGGCTTCGGCGGAGCAGGATTCCTTTGTGGAAGGGCTCCTGGATTGCCCCCATTTCACCCGGCCGGAAGTGTATGAAAACATGGAGGTGCCGCCGGTGTTGTTGTCCGGCCACCACGAAGCCATTCGTCGCTGGCGTCTGAAACAGTCGCTGGCCCGAACCCGGAAGCGCCGTCCGGAGTTGTTTGCCAAATGGCTGGCGCAGCAGACCGCGGAAGGCAAAAAGCTTTCCAAGGAAGTGACGCAACTCCTCAGCGAGCTATCGCGAGAGGAGCAATGCGGTGAGATAAAACATAACTGA
- a CDS encoding 2-isopropylmalate synthase codes for MKDQLVIFDTTLRDGEQSPGASMTKEEKLRVARQLEKMKVDVIEAGFAAASPGDADAIESIARVVKDSTICSLARANENDIRKAGEAIKPANRGRIHTFIATSPIHMEKKLRMSPDQVVEHAVKSIGWARQYTDDVEFSAEDAGRSELDFLCRIFEEVIKAGATTINVPDTVGYNLPNQFAETIRQLLARVPNADKVVWSVHCHNDLGLAVANSLAAVLAGARQVECTINGLGERAGNASLEEVVMAVKTRGDYFPVESRIDATQIVPASKLVSQITGYPVQPNKAIVGANAFAHESGIHQDGVLKHRETYEIMRAQDVGWTQNKLVLGKHSGRNAFKTRLAELGFELSSDEALNTAFARFKELADKKHEIFDEDLQALMSDEVVTPELERYKLVYSQVCSETGEKPMATVTLSVDGGEKKATSGGSGPVDATFKAIEAIAQSGADQLLYSVNAITTGTDAQGEVTVRLAKEGRIVNGQGADTDIVIASAKAYLNALNKLHSSLVKLNPQGAGV; via the coding sequence CAATTGGTAATTTTCGACACCACCTTGCGGGACGGGGAGCAAAGCCCCGGCGCTTCCATGACCAAGGAAGAAAAGCTGCGGGTGGCTCGCCAGCTGGAAAAAATGAAGGTGGATGTGATCGAGGCCGGTTTTGCCGCCGCCTCCCCGGGGGACGCGGATGCCATTGAAAGCATTGCCCGGGTGGTGAAGGATTCCACCATCTGCTCCCTGGCTCGGGCCAACGAAAACGACATCCGTAAGGCCGGGGAAGCCATTAAGCCCGCCAACCGGGGCCGTATTCATACCTTCATCGCCACCAGCCCCATCCATATGGAAAAGAAGCTGCGCATGAGCCCGGATCAGGTGGTGGAACATGCGGTGAAATCCATCGGCTGGGCCCGCCAATATACGGACGACGTGGAATTCTCCGCCGAGGATGCGGGCCGTTCCGAACTGGATTTCCTCTGCCGCATTTTTGAAGAGGTGATCAAGGCCGGGGCTACCACCATCAATGTGCCGGATACGGTGGGCTACAACCTGCCCAACCAGTTTGCCGAAACCATCCGCCAGCTGCTGGCCCGGGTGCCCAATGCGGACAAGGTGGTGTGGTCCGTCCATTGCCACAATGACCTGGGCTTGGCCGTGGCCAATTCCCTGGCCGCCGTGCTGGCCGGGGCCCGCCAGGTGGAATGCACCATCAACGGCCTGGGGGAACGGGCGGGCAACGCCTCCCTGGAAGAGGTGGTGATGGCGGTGAAGACCCGGGGCGACTATTTCCCCGTGGAAAGCCGCATCGACGCCACCCAGATCGTGCCCGCCTCCAAGCTGGTGTCCCAGATCACCGGCTACCCGGTGCAGCCCAACAAGGCCATTGTGGGGGCCAATGCCTTCGCCCACGAATCGGGCATCCACCAGGATGGGGTGCTGAAGCACCGGGAAACCTACGAAATTATGCGGGCCCAGGATGTGGGTTGGACCCAGAACAAGCTGGTGCTGGGTAAGCACTCCGGCCGTAATGCCTTTAAGACCCGCTTGGCGGAACTGGGCTTCGAGCTGTCCAGCGATGAGGCCCTGAATACGGCCTTCGCCCGTTTCAAGGAACTGGCGGACAAAAAGCACGAGATTTTCGACGAGGATCTCCAGGCCCTTATGTCCGACGAGGTGGTGACCCCCGAGCTGGAACGCTACAAGTTGGTCTATTCCCAGGTCTGTTCCGAAACCGGGGAAAAGCCCATGGCCACCGTTACCCTCTCCGTGGATGGGGGGGAGAAAAAGGCCACCTCCGGAGGCAGCGGTCCGGTGGACGCCACTTTCAAGGCTATTGAAGCTATCGCCCAGAGCGGTGCGGATCAGCTCCTCTATTCGGTGAATGCCATTACCACGGGTACGGACGCCCAGGGGGAAGTGACCGTGCGCCTCGCCAAGGAGGGCCGCATCGTCAATGGCCAGGGCGCCGATACGGATATCGTCATCGCCTCCGCCAAGGCCTATCTCAATGCCCTGAACAAGCTCCATTCCTCCCTGGTGAAACTTAATCCCCAGGGCGCCGGGGTGTGA
- the rimM gene encoding ribosome maturation factor RimM (Essential for efficient processing of 16S rRNA) translates to MVVLGAVTGPHGVHGWVRVHPFGDDPLSWSKMPVWWLGPEAGPWQEMKISRCRLQGDGLVVAFDGVTDRNQAEALQKLLVAAPRTALPETGENEFYWADLIGAKVLNTRDECLGVVQGLIETGANDVLRVHGEDGEERLIPFVNAVVTQVDQAQGLIRVAWERDW, encoded by the coding sequence ATGGTTGTATTGGGGGCCGTGACCGGCCCCCATGGGGTTCACGGCTGGGTACGGGTGCATCCCTTCGGGGATGATCCCTTAAGTTGGTCGAAAATGCCCGTCTGGTGGCTGGGCCCTGAGGCTGGTCCGTGGCAGGAGATGAAAATTTCCCGCTGTCGGCTGCAAGGGGATGGGTTGGTGGTGGCCTTTGATGGCGTCACCGACCGTAACCAGGCGGAAGCCCTCCAGAAACTGCTGGTGGCGGCTCCCCGGACGGCTTTGCCGGAAACCGGGGAAAACGAATTCTATTGGGCCGATTTAATCGGTGCCAAGGTGCTAAACACCCGGGATGAATGCCTGGGCGTGGTCCAGGGTTTGATCGAGACCGGCGCCAATGATGTGCTGCGTGTTCATGGGGAAGATGGGGAAGAACGCCTCATCCCCTTCGTGAATGCGGTGGTGACCCAGGTGGACCAGGCCCAGGGCCTGATTCGCGTGGCGTGGGAGCGGGACTGGTGA
- the rplS gene encoding 50S ribosomal protein L19 translates to MNLIQQLEQEELARLTAGKTIPEFAPGDTVVVGVNVVEGSRKRVQAYEGVVIAKRNRGLNSAFTVRKISSGEGVERTFQTYSPMIASIEVKRRGDVRRAKLYYLRQRSGKSARIKEKLVTKQG, encoded by the coding sequence ATGAACCTGATTCAACAACTGGAACAGGAAGAGCTGGCCCGCCTGACCGCCGGCAAGACCATTCCCGAATTCGCCCCTGGCGATACCGTGGTGGTTGGCGTGAACGTGGTGGAAGGTAGCCGCAAGCGGGTCCAGGCCTATGAAGGCGTGGTCATTGCCAAGCGCAACCGGGGTCTTAACTCCGCTTTCACCGTGCGGAAGATTTCTTCCGGTGAAGGCGTGGAACGGACTTTCCAAACCTATTCCCCCATGATCGCTTCCATCGAAGTGAAGCGTCGTGGTGACGTGCGTCGTGCCAAGCTGTACTACCTGCGTCAACGTTCCGGCAAGTCTGCCCGGATCAAGGAAAAGCTCGTTACCAAGCAAGGCTAA